Within Sorghum bicolor cultivar BTx623 chromosome 2, Sorghum_bicolor_NCBIv3, whole genome shotgun sequence, the genomic segment ttaaaatttaaaattatctCAACAGCAATGGAAGCAAAGCACCAATTAATAAGTAGATCAAAAGGAGCAATGGGAGtaggaaaatagaaaaaaagtcACGATCGGTAGTTACCAGAGTCATAACATACTAGGTAAGCTAAGCATGTCAGATTGTCAATGGCAGCATTTGTGTCATAGGGCAAGGCTACTCGCCAGTCGCCAATTCGCCATAGCTCAGTTTAGCAGCAGCTTATAGGAGTACAAATCATGGGATTACCGAGAGGTTAACTATCTTAACCATATCACTGGCTCCATTCAGGCAGCACATCATTActtaccaaaaaaaaagaaaaggaagaaaacGAAGGTTAACTTATCCAGCAGGCCGGCGCTAATTGCCGACGACACCAAGCAAGAAGCCGGCGGCGGGCCTGAGCCATGCAAGCATGGACGGCGACGGTCACAACCTGTCCTGCCTGCCGAGACctgacggcgacgacgacgagcctCCGCCGTGGCCATACGCGCCACCTTTCCCACCCATGACCATCTGGTGGTGCGGTGGCTGCGGGTACCCTGACGCAGCCGGTGGGGAGCCGCCGTACATGGGCTGTCCCATCATCATGATCATGCCGCTCCCGcctccgccggcgccgccgtacATGCCATAGCCGCCGACGGGCCCGCCCGCGCCATTGTGCGCTGACGACGGCGTCGACTCCCTGTGCGGCTGCGAGACGCCGGAGGAGGAGCCCGCGACGCCCGTGGCGGCCTTCTCGCCCTCGAGCTCGCGGAACTTGTGGAGGTAGAGCTTGAGCGGCTCGATGTAGTCCTCAAAGCCGAGCGTGGTCATGGCCCAGAGCAGATCGTCGCCGTTGATAGTCTTGCGCTTCTCGCGCTGGCACTTGTCGGAGGCCTCGCCGGTGATGAAGGAGATGAACTCGGACACGCACTCCTGCACCGTCTCCTTGGCGTCCTTGGAGATCTTGGCGTTGGCCGGGAGCGCCTTCTTCATGATCCGGCTCACGTTCGCGATCGGCAGGAACCGGTCCTGCTCCCTCGGCGACGAGAAGTCCGCGTTGCTCGGCCCGCCGGACTCGTTGTCGGAGTCCGGCATCGCGGCCCAGCCACCAACCAGTGTCGTCCGGTCAAGTCAAACAACTCAAACGATCCAAACGCTCTGCTTCCGAAGCAAGAACGTCCAGAGCAGCAAGCAGCGGGAGCGCAGCAAACGCAGAGGAGGACGTGTAGAATCAATCTGGCCTGGGAGgggagaggaggaagacgagAGAGCAGGAGAGCAGCGGCCGGAGGCGGAGCGCGAGGTGGAACTGGGAGGGAGAGGGGGAGCGGGGGGGGAGAGGGGTTTGAGAGCGGAGGTGAGAATTCGTGGGATGCATCGTGGGGATAAGAACGCATCGAGGGGGCGACGTGTCGCGCCGACGGCCGTTTGTTTGTCGATAAGTCTGGGGGCCAGCCGGCGCCCGCCGATGCCGTCCGTTTCCGCCACGCTGGCGGGGCCGGTGCCGTCCGCCGTCCACGTGGGCCAGGGCACGCGCGATCGGGTGCGTGATCCACGGGGTGGTCCCCGGGGTGGCTGCCACGTAGGAGTGAGGACGTGGAGGGGGTGAGCCTGACGTGTCCTGGGTCCATTGACCGCTTGTGTGACGTGTCTACGGCGCTACAGCTACGGCGACTGTGCTAGGCGCGCTCGTTTCAACTTTCAACTGCAAATATCTTGGGAGATGGTGAGAGGTGAATTGACACCATACTGATCTTTCTTAATAATATAAAATTGCTACCGGAACCATCCTATGATCGGCGCTAAGAACTAGCGATGTCCCTACCCCCTAGTGGCGACACTTATTAGGATTGTTTGGAGGTGCAACTAATACTCTATTTGCCATACCTTCACCATTAGCTTCATGAgttgtttgaattttttttggtcaAATAGGTCTTTCGAAAATAGTTTCATCCATAAAACTATGTAAATCATGCTGCCACTTCTTATGGGGTGAGATAGAACAGAAAATAGTAATTTTTCATAGCTTCACCTCACACTTGTGAAGCGAGGCATTCAACATGCGTGGCAAGCGCGTGCTATCGGAGCTCACAACCACCGGCGCGAACCCCAGTGTCAGGGAGGAGAcgtgaagaagaagatgagatgggGAACAAGAAAGAAAAAACAGAGATGAACATTATGGTCTTTTATTCTTTTGGTCTACCATTTGAAGTTGTTTGTCAAACGGGTCTTCAAAATAGTTTTACCTTTCTCGAGAGAAAAGCTGCTTGTGAAGTTGAAAACAAAGAAAATAGCTTCAATAGTGAAGTTAAGCTGTGCCAAAAGAGATCTAATAGTTAGCAAGGTATAATAGCTAAAAAGTTACTAACTATTAGCTAGGTAGTTATTAGCTAATATTTTctctctattccaaattataagctaTTTTGGTTTTTTCTTACATATAGCTTATACTATGTCTATACatctatgtatatatatacagtTAAAACACTAATCAGACAGCAGGGCTCTTTATATATACTCTCTTCATACCTATAAAGaaaatcattttggacaagatttggatcaaatattgagaatataaatcatgaataactttaaaATTATTGAgttaaaaaatatgaaaactatataaatagaattatcttgaaaaatattttcttaaaaatatacatataccactttttaataaatattattataaaaAATGAGTCAAAGTTAGACTTTAAAGACCATATCGTTGTCCTAGATGACTTTCTTTATAggtactctcatcttcaataaaccacattatgtatatattcatacttgtttatcggtttgagtatgttcatatacttatattaagatactctagatcttaccatgcGAAAAAAATTCAAAggaattcatattttttttaatatattactaaaatgccactactgtagtatatataataagtataaccacataCTCTATTTATGCATGCATATTTAACATATATACTACCTTAGATTGTTTAGTATAGATCATATACTTCGTCTACATACACTTCATCAGGCCATATACGCTCTAAATTTAGAGATGTACACATGGGAGTAACTACTACTGGGGAGTAGAAAGAAATTATCCTATATATATCAAAAATTCTGGCTAGATGGACACGTCCCTATCTAAAATGATGCCACATCACCCACGCCACTAAACAAGCATAGATCCAAAATAAAAACGATAGCCTTTGGCCACTAACGGCCAACCACTCCGAAAACAGGCATTTTCTTTCTAGTGATGCAAAAGCATCCGATGCTGCTAACCAACATATATCTAGGTCAAAGCCTCTACGGGGCCTGCCAAGTGGCATCAACTGAAGTGCCCTAGTTTGTGCACTGCCCCTTTTGCATATTTCCTAGGTTTCACACTTGGATTTTATACCTAATAATAGTGTCAGCTAATAATTGGTTCCATTTGATTTGAAAATACTACTCCGTAGCTCAGGATTTCGTTCATTCTAAAAAGTAGGAGTATGCATCATGCATGAGTCATAATGAGCCAACAATAATGTCCCTTAGTTAAAATTAATCTCGGAGTATAATGAGTCACTTGTGCAATTGtgctttgttttcttttattaagCGCAAGTTCAAAAGCCACAAACTTCCCGTATAATGGGTGCTCCACTTGATCGATCCCCACCCAATGGCATGGTAATTTGCAACGAtgaaataaagtttgatttttctTTGCCACATGATTGTCCTTGGACCTTGATCATTAGCGGGATACTGGGATTTGAACATTTATTTAGTACTCCCTTCATTCTAAACTATAGTCTGTTTTGGTTTTCTAGATATATGCTATTCTTAGATATATAatagtgttgatgcaaaattgatctgcaaacacaaagggctaatacccaattcaaacgttaaggcgtgccagccgatttgaccttactaccggcaaaggtgataactcgaatactttagtcctgacaacagcgatgcgcccggatgtcacggctaagaggtactcacgcggaacttgagaacacgccgagcttaagtcgacgaattcctaagaactcgtaataaaagaaaaaaaaaagtatgacgaagtcgtcgaaaagtagatgttggaatatgagtaaaaacgtgtgtttgattgattgattgatagatcattacaaagccctagggtctatatttataccctgctcaaagagctataactaaatacgaccagaattcgaattccaaattacacggaatccgtatacaaaacgacttaaacaaataaggaaataactcagctatccctcgtgacaaattgaaactcttccacaacccgatcagcagcttccagactccccctctgtatcatcggcagactcttttgccatggtcatcggcagacctccttatcatagtcatcggcacagacacatcatcacctgtaaacttagtcacgtccaacctctcctttatcggcaaccatcctcatcggcagctcatcctgtaaaccacatactgtcatcttatcctgccatcctggacacgcgcccaaaaacggtgtcaacacatgccccccaatttcggagtatgaaactattaatgctccgaaattttctgcagtaatgatgccttttcctgcaattaatgctcccaatctggtaaccgacaacctcaatccaaacaactccgatcctattctcctgcagatccctcgaaatcctcaacttcctgaaCGGGCACTTCCTTCTCAtccgcacatcggcaatattaccgttacgaaGATCTACCGATGGACTAATCAGGACGTTTGTACAAATGGCTACCTTTactttatccgcccatcggcaatatgaccgttacagtatgctgccgatggaccgaccagaagatcccgcacagtaaaatatcttcaggtaACGACCGCTCCCCGTCAAATCacttgcacaatcccttgattatcgtgcgaacagttaccatatctacctgagcatcctcgggtttctcggatgcggcaaagagataagtcagatttgcccttgcccgtttcatcctataaatagttccttctcgggtactctttctccatcacatcatttcaccatccctacttttacttttccagcggcgtcGCCATTCACAACCTTCAGGATCTCCGACAAGTACTCCtgttcatcaactccggtgccctcaaacgttctcttcacgacaagatggccattggcttcgtcgtccctgaggtcagatctccatctcatctcctgtaTTTTTTCTCgtattcctgttcatccgcgattcatcttactgaatatcttcctttttctttgtattattttttttattccccaaaacactaggagttgtccaacaaaattgtcatccccaccgatcaaccacacctccaatgtctgggccctctaggggatccagatccaactgaccttatcaatgcagaaaccaacaggattccctttagagccgaaaatttttctttagatctgtggaaagacacctttcgctcttggcccagccctactgtagggtggaaagattggttcttgagagtcagtaattcgaatgaagtccagtggggtgaaaggaagctagcccaatgcatcaggctatctattgccgatatgcacaagaacgagtcgctgttgatagctgcgtcttatttttggtcagatacccttaatgctttcgtctttggccacggccctgtttctcccactcttgccgatgtagctatgctcactggtctagacgtctcttctgccgatagcacccacttctttgataccgctcctagtgccaaagtggagactcgcgctatcggcggttggtcggggtacattcagaagtaccgtgggaaggggcatgtcaccataaaggaacaaaccacctttctgaacatgtggctggacaagttcgtattctgtggtcgatcggtaggaccgacttcagtctatctatcggcggcagagagactggctaacggtggccaatttcctctcggccgatacttgcttggcgctgcttaccatcttctccatcaggtagcccagaaactcctgcttggtcagtctatcggcaacttgggaggtccatggtggtttattaacatgtggctcaatctgcacttgcataagcgccttgacttcaacttgttcacacagcatttcccaagagatatagtcgaaaatcatgtgttgggcgaagaggaatcggcaacacgcgcccccctgaactttggcgaagctgccatagttttacctggtTTAGGGAGTAATCCAGATcaaatcggccgattcttccagactctgtatgagggactggccagagatgaacgaccaaggttggcttatgatgatccagacagcatgctccctctaaccttcaatccatttgatgaagctcttgacagggataatgaggtgatgatggcaattgtgactcccagagccataccagtgaatttctttagtagcacaaaaacctctccccaaacctatgaattttacaatccatccgccttagcccgtcagctagctttcggccagttgccgattgcacttccttatgccgatgtgataaaacccagagaacccatgaccaactttcttgaatggattcgagtagcccaactaccaccaaatgccgatacagatgtagatctgtcagaatgggttccagctgcctttattactcaggcatacaagctatggtgggcagaatggaaagagcatctattctgcagatcggcgctctcataccgcggcatgatcgaccccgaatacgaaatccccgatgacactgtaagtattttaaaccgatgtttcatttttcaatactatttccatcggtagcttacccttgtattctttttgcaggttgacaacatcccccatcggttagcaggagtggcaagccgatcgacttgtttccatcaggcccgatctcctcaatcggccacaatgctcccactctggcttccgtcgtgcatcggggtgtgcgcctcaggaaagtcaccaccaagagagcTCAGACATCACCTACTGTAGCTGCCTCCACTCTGGCGCatgctttcaaggcaatttgtcaaatctttttcttttacactgaccatctttatatcggctacatctgcgcttataaaccccttttcgttgttgcagcaaaccggtgcatcggcaaaagccaagcaccaaagtgccgatgccccccagtctagccagccaaagagaaagggcaccaaaggtgctaaggctggaacaaagcgccagaaagtggcaagtccccctcctcctccggtgtctccaatcccggtggagtcctctccttcttctccaggagTCCAGACGCAGCAAGcatcatctccccaaccaatgcaggaagcaccatagatgcaagaaccccagcaggaagaacttcaaacagaaggtacatcagctgacgtgggtgaacaaacaactggcccggcgggtccaattatatcatcggcggttctcccgattcagacaactgtagttcctcctccaggtaacatatttCAACAATACCTCCGTcgataaacttattcttatttagtctcataacccttcctgtcttttttcagttgatatcgtcccatcggcaaccttagccggTCAACCTacatctccatcggcatctttcagACAAAGGCAGGAAATAGCCTTAAAACAAGTAAGCCACCCAACCTTTAccagcattatttgccgattctccgagTATGAACTAACTTTGCTCTCCCTCCTAGGAagaagattctcccgacagcctgttctccttcgccatcgatctctctgaagaagaaggcgaagaggcaagctcttctcagacagttggcattacatcggcagagatcaggaccAGACTGgaggaattgtcagctctccttcactaggacacagcgcaattggttgacgactccgaccctaccaagaccctgttcagaactctcagaggccaaatcccagccgatgtcgaagaaacccttttccaagccgctcatttggagagtcgccagctgcagtaccagagagcttctcggcgccttgccgatagagctgctcagactcaactctccgacgaaatgaggaaagagaagctcttgaccgatgagaagcacaagaacatcggcatcctgagatcttcaggagacgcgctgaagcagaaaatatccgatctatcggcaagaagagagtccttgttggcagaactcaaggaagtggaggacgccttatcccaagctcaacaggaagagagccaactgccagagaccatcaagcttcttgagcacgagcgaaacgttcatggtcgcaaggcacttcaactgaagaagaaactgaagccgatagaaggttctgccgatgatgacattaaggagatagaagcagccaaccaaattcggctacgcgctctatcggcaatccaggcgctgcttaacacataaagTTTTCATCGGCATCATATCTGTGCTTTCCTGCTTCTTCAGCTTttagtccagccgataggattgttatcggcaacttttgaaacactaagcccccaaacatttgaatccagccgataggagtgttatcggcatttaaacttttatgcatcgacccatatgctggggtagtacttctttaaatatttgccatttaatgctctaggaaattcaactccttcgagagtttctagaatataggcattactaggagccgatcgacttatccgataaggaccttcccaattaggagaccactttccaaacttcgcacttttagtcccgactggcaaaattaatttccataccaaatccccatcgacaaactccttagcctttactttcttatcatgccatctagcaactctcttcttattttcttctatactcattaaagcttttaaccgatgccctgctagatcatccaactcatcggtcatcaaagtagtaTAATCATCGGCGGTTAaccgatcttgaaaagataatcgcctggatccggccttaatttcccaaggcaacactgcatcatgtccatacaccaattgatagggtgacaccttggttgatccatgacaagccatccgataagaccacagtgcttcatttaacaatgtatgccaccgcttaggattttcttcaatctttcgtttaataagcttgataatccctttgttagacgcttcggcctgcccattggcttgagcataataaggagaagaattcaacactttaatccccataccgattgcgaattcatcaaactcccccgatgtgaacatagtgccctgatcggtagtaattgtctgaggaatcccaaatcggtaaataatgtgttccttcacaaaatcaatcatattggccgaggtgaccttctttaaaggaatagcttcaacccatttagtgaaataatcagtggcaaccaaaataaacttatgccccttactagatggtagataaatctggccgatcaaatcgatagcccatccccgaaacggccaaggcttgataataggattcatagccgatgcgggtgctctttgaatgttaccaaacttttgacaaccttgacatcccttgaaatacttaaagcaatcctcaagtatagtcggccaaaaatatccattccttctaatcatccatttcatcttgaaagccgactgatgtgctccacataccccttcatggatctctcccatcaaactcctagcttcgtcatcacctaaacatcggagaagaatcccatcaatagttcgataatacaattcatcttcaaggagcacatatttggttgcttgaaatagaactcgtctttcaacttttttggatggatcctttagataatcaataatttccttcctccaatcatcggcaccgattgtcgatattgcattaaccataggctgatatcccgaggcatgctgagccaaccgattggcctcttcattatgcaatcgaggaatatgctctaatcggaaatctttgaattctttcaacagtcgcatgcttttctcgaaatgagttatgagaacttcacttcggcattcatagctcccggccaattgatttataaccaacatagaatccccaaaaatttcaacagcatcagcacgaacttctcttaacaactccaatcccttgatcagaccctgatactcagcctgattatttgtcgatgtagcaacaatcggcaaggaaaattcatacttcctccccttaggggaaactaatacaatgccgattcctgccccccggtcacatgtagatccatcaaagaaaagtgtccagggcacaatttccaaggcctccactacaccgcaatgctgagtcacaaaatcggccataatctgtcctttaactgccttagccgattcgtaacgcagatcgaactccgacagtgctaaaatccatttaccgatcctgccactcataatcggcatagatagcatgtatcggatcacatcatctttgcaaacaacagtgcattcggccgataataaatagtgcctcaatttaatacacgaaaaatataagcataagcataacttctcaacggccgaatacctggtctcagcatcaattaatctcctgcttaagtaataaattacacgctctttcccttcaaattcttgaatcaaagtcgaaccgataaccgtcccatcggtagacaaatacaatctgaagggctttccctgctgaggtggaactagaactggaggattcgctagatatttcttgatttcatccaaagccaactgctgctcttttccccaaataaactcttgatcggctttcaacttaaggagaggactgaaagcacgaatcttaccagacagattggatataaatctcctgataaaatttaccttgccgatcaaggactggagctcagtcttgttggtaggggccactattttattgatggcatcaatagatcttcgactaatttcaatccccctttgatgtaccatgaaaccaagaaactgccctgccgacacaccaaatgcacatttattgggattcatcttcaactcatgcttccttgtgcactctaacaccttttgtaagtcggcaagatgctttgagaaatccccagatttaaccaccacatcatcaatatagatttccaccagcttgccgatgaactcatgaaatataaaattcatggctctttgataagtagcaccagcattctttaacccaaaggtcatgactatccattcaaataacccaacatgaccaggacacctaaatgcggtttttg encodes:
- the LOC8079169 gene encoding nuclear transcription factor Y subunit B-10; the encoded protein is MPDSDNESGGPSNADFSSPREQDRFLPIANVSRIMKKALPANAKISKDAKETVQECVSEFISFITGEASDKCQREKRKTINGDDLLWAMTTLGFEDYIEPLKLYLHKFRELEGEKAATGVAGSSSGVSQPHRESTPSSAHNGAGGPVGGYGMYGGAGGGGSGMIMMMGQPMYGGSPPAASGYPQPPHHQMVMGGKGGAYGHGGGSSSSPSGLGRQDRL